From a single Paludibacter jiangxiensis genomic region:
- a CDS encoding HAD-IIA family hydrolase, producing MMGLDDFKDVALKYKVIFFDAYGVLKNYKGMLPGVKEMFHFLQENNIAFYILTNDASRSPELLAKSYIDAGIVEVNENKIISSGMLAREYIQNKVQRGRIAYLGTEASAHYIENEGLNTISIKDVDLENYIDISALVLLDDEGFDWNVDLIKALNLIRKKPIPVIVANTDGTYPVTRKDVAISVGAVGDMLEALARKTFIRFGKPDSQMFSFAFDYCAKEHDVTKKDILMVGDSLITDIIGGNKFGIDTCLVLTGNVQPDSYELMIRSYGIIPDYICESIVL from the coding sequence ATGATGGGACTTGACGATTTTAAGGACGTTGCCTTGAAGTACAAGGTAATTTTTTTCGATGCCTACGGCGTATTGAAAAACTACAAGGGTATGTTACCGGGAGTGAAAGAGATGTTCCACTTTCTGCAGGAAAACAACATCGCTTTCTATATTCTGACCAATGATGCATCGCGTAGTCCCGAACTACTGGCAAAATCATATATTGACGCCGGCATTGTGGAAGTCAACGAAAATAAAATTATTTCGTCAGGCATGTTGGCCCGCGAATATATCCAGAATAAAGTACAAAGAGGACGTATTGCTTATCTGGGAACCGAAGCTTCTGCTCATTACATCGAGAATGAAGGCCTCAACACTATCTCTATCAAAGATGTAGACCTCGAAAACTACATAGACATCAGCGCATTAGTATTGCTCGACGATGAAGGTTTCGACTGGAACGTAGACTTAATCAAGGCGCTCAACCTGATACGCAAAAAACCGATTCCTGTGATTGTGGCCAATACCGATGGCACCTATCCTGTGACCAGAAAAGATGTTGCTATTTCTGTCGGCGCTGTGGGAGACATGCTCGAAGCTCTTGCCCGTAAAACATTCATACGCTTTGGTAAGCCTGACTCTCAAATGTTCAGTTTTGCGTTCGATTATTGCGCTAAAGAACATGATGTTACCAAAAAAGATATCCTAATGGTGGGTGACTCTCTGATTACGGACATCATTGGTGGAAACAAATTCGGAATCGACACTTGCCTAGTGCTGACCGGTAACGTTCAGCCTGACAGTTATGAGCTGATGATTCGCTCGTACGGCATTATTCCCGATTACATTTGTGAGTCAATTGTTCTGTAA
- a CDS encoding gamma-glutamyl-gamma-aminobutyrate hydrolase family protein — translation MSTKKKVLIVTRRELRKNKLINWVSEIYLQILAQGGVMPILVPISQGTIANLPDYLEDYDGLLMSEGGDISPAYYNESYSVSKLDEYDPIKDEIEIACCRHAMEHNKPILGFCRGMHMINVAFGGSLHLDVHEVNKRSVVHIDYDHYDTHRHPITIFENTPLMEWYKQKDLLVNTYHHQGVKKLAPELVAMAQAPDGLIEGIYHPKHKFVVGLQFHPERMYQEHPGNKLVFKSFIDSL, via the coding sequence ATGTCTACCAAGAAAAAAGTACTGATCGTCACACGACGTGAACTACGAAAAAACAAACTTATAAACTGGGTATCTGAAATATACCTTCAAATATTGGCTCAGGGAGGTGTAATGCCAATCCTTGTTCCTATTTCACAGGGCACCATTGCCAACCTTCCCGATTATCTCGAAGACTACGACGGACTGCTGATGTCGGAAGGTGGTGACATTAGTCCGGCGTATTATAATGAATCGTACAGCGTGAGCAAGCTGGACGAATACGATCCGATTAAAGACGAAATTGAAATCGCTTGTTGCCGCCATGCCATGGAGCACAACAAACCAATTCTTGGCTTCTGCCGGGGCATGCACATGATTAATGTGGCTTTCGGCGGCAGCCTGCATCTGGATGTTCACGAAGTGAACAAACGCAGCGTTGTCCATATCGACTACGACCATTACGACACGCATCGCCACCCGATCACCATTTTTGAAAACACTCCTCTGATGGAATGGTACAAACAAAAAGATCTTCTGGTAAACACTTACCACCATCAGGGCGTAAAAAAACTGGCACCGGAACTGGTCGCCATGGCACAGGCGCCCGACGGACTCATTGAAGGAATCTATCACCCGAAACACAAATTTGTGGTGGGCTTGCAGTTTCACCCCGAACGCATGTATCAGGAACACCCAGGCAACAAGCTGGTATTCAAATCTTTTATAGACTCTTTGTAA